AAGAGGAAGAGGGCCGAGAAGGAAAGGCGACGATTTTCGACTTTTTACAGAGGCTCGTCCTTCTCATGGAAGACGAACCCAAAGAAGACGAGGAAGACCGGAGGGTGCAACTTCTGACGATGCACCAGTCCAAAGGTCTAGAATACGATTTAGTTTTTTTAGTGGGACTAGAAGAGGGAATTTTACCGAACTCACGTGTTATAGAAGAAGAAGGGGAAGTGGTCGATGAAGAAAGACGCCTTCTCTACGTGGGTATGACTCGCCCAAGGCGAAAATTGTACTTGACTTCGGCTCGTACAAGACGCAAATTTGGGGAGCAAATCGAGAGCGCCCCCTCTCGGTTTTTAAATGAGCTGTCTCAGGACGCTGTTCTTTTTTTTCCGATGGAAACGAAGGATAGAGACACAGAAACTAAGAATTTCTTAGAGGAATTAGACAAACTAAAGGTAGGCTAATGAAATCGATTCTCCCACTAACCCTCATTTTGGCGTTGGTTGTGGCATTTGAAAATTGTGCATCAAATCAAGGAAACCAAAAACTAGGAGTTTCCAAAATCAATACAGGGTCCCATTTGGCCCAAATCGAATCCATCGATGCTGATCTCAAATCCTCTACTTTATCTGACGAATCCCGAGACAAACTAGTGATCCGAAAAGGAAAACTTTTACTCGATCTTGGAAAATATGATGAAACGATCTCGACACTCAACCAAGTGAACCAGGCAAAGTCCAACCCAGTTCAACTTTCTGAGTGGAATCTCACAATGGGGAAAGCCTATGTGGGAAAAAATGAATATTCGAAAGCCATTCAATTTCTAAACCAATCTGAAAAGTTGGATAAAAATACGAACCTGATGGAACGTAAAAAACTCGTGGTGCAATCGCTTGTTGCTGAACGGGAATACTATCCTGCACTTGCTACCCTTACAAAAACTTATACCAAAGGGAATCAGAAAAAAGACGAATTCTATTTTGAAACTGCTGCAAAGACATATTTAAAAATGGGCTTTGAGTATAAAAACACAGGTTTTTACCAAAAAGGTTTGCAAGTTGCCAATTTAGGATTGGAAGAATTTCCGAACAACGAAACTCTGAAGTCCATTCAGAAAGAATGTTTGGAAGTGTTGCAGCCGGAGGGCAAACTCTAAGTTCTTTTGGAACGGATCTTTTCTTTCCAGCGCCTATTTGTCTATAGGCAATTTTTGATTAACCTTATGAATAGAATCCGTGAAAACAAACGGGTTCTATTTTCATTTTTAGCACTTGGGTTTATCTTTTTTTGTTTTATTCTTTGTTATTACGGCCTTGAGTTTTATCTCCGCAATTACCGCATTCCTTTAGTACAACTTAGGAAAGTAGTTTCCTATACCATTAACAAAGAACTAGGCAAAGCAGTTGACATTGGTGTTCTTGATTTTTCCCTCAGAGAAGGACTCATCATTGAAGACCTTGTTGTTTCGAATGAAGAGGACTTTTCCTTTAACGACCATATGTTGAAGGTAAAAAAAGTAACTTTTCGACTTTCCAGTTATTTTAAAGATTCACCCACTGTAGAACAAATCGATTTTTATAGTCCTCATTTAGTTTTAAACGAAAATATTAGTCTACGAAACCAACTCATAGAATATGCACAAAAAAGCAAACTGAAGGATATTCGGTTTCATGACGCGAGGCTTACTGTCAAACAAAATGATTCTACTTTGGTCGACTGGAAAGAAGGTTGGGACATTGTTTTAAAAAGAAAGAACAAACGATTGTTCCTTTCTTATAACAACGGTTGGTTTTGGATTCCTAACACCACTCGTATAAAAGGTGAAGGAGAATTTAGTGAGTCCGGGTTTGATGAGTTCCAATTTGAATTTAAATGGAAAAACTATCCTTCGGAAGAAGCCATCATTCTTACAAATTATCTATTTGGATCCAGCGTACATTCGGCAGTTCTTTCTGGAGAAGGAAGGGTAAGTAGTGACCCTGTTTCTGGATTTGTAGCAAAGGGAGATGTTGAGTTTGAAAATTCATTTATCCCGATTCCTTTTTTTGAAAATTATATCTTGGATGGATTTAGATTTCGTGAGGTGTTTTTATTCACTCCGAATCAAGAAGAAAGGGAATTTTTAGGGACTGATTTTCGCATCAAAACATCAGTGAAATCAGAAACAGTAAAGGAAACAGTTCTCGATAGACATTTTGAATTTCAAATTGAATCTTTGGAAGACATAGCTGAAAGAATTTCAGACCTTTCGGGTAACATTACTCTTCCATTATCAGGAAATTTAAAGGGCAATATTGACCTAACAGAATCAGGTGATAAAAACAAATGGTTTTTACTTCGAGGAGAACTCATAGGGTCGGACCTCCAGTGGAACTCAAAATTATTGCAGTTAGAAAAAGGTAATTTGTCCCTAAAGCTAACCGAAGGCAATGAGTGGGCGTTAAATTTTGATTCCTTATTTTTTGGGAAACCAACCCATCTTTCTGGTGGAGGAAATACAACTTGGGTTCGTTCTAAAAAAACGGACGGTTCTTATTATTACCCATTACAATCCAAAACAAAACTTAGTTTTCAAACGCCTGATCTAACTGCCAATGATTGGAGACCTCTGTATGAAGATTGGAAACAGGAAACATTAGAAGAAATCAGAGAAAGACAAGAAAAACTAATTCCAGAAGAATACTTTTATCAAAAAAAGATTTATAAGTATTTTTTGGAAATGATGAATTTGGATCTTTCCATTCAAATTGCTAATTATTTTCCCTATAGTGGTTCTAAATCATTAGGAGAGGCCAAAGGGAATTTTCTTGTAAAAGATGGTCGGATGAACCTTGTATTGAATCTGGGTAATTCTAATTCAAAATTAACTGCCGTTTCCTATTTTGCTAGCAAAACACCTAACTTTGGTTTGAATTTAGTTTTAAGCGAATACCCTTGGTCAGACCCTTGGATGAATGTCTGCGGGACCGAATTAAAACCAACTCATGTCAGTTTAGATTACAGTTTTAATAGTATTGGAAGTGATTATTATAGCCTTCACAAAGATGCTCGAACATCTTATTCACTCAAATTATTTGGAGTAGATTTTAAAGAGGCAGATTTGGTCCCTAAGTTAGAAATGGATCTTAGTCCATTCAAAAAACCTTTTAGAATTGAATTTGATTTGAGCCGCTATTCGGATATGGACTATATTTCAAATTTAGTAGTTTCCAGTGAAACTTTAGATTTGAAAGGATATGGAAATAACAAAAATGGGAACTATGCATTCACTGCTTATGGGGCGGTAGGAGAATCGCGAGGAACTTTCAGTTTTACAGAAGAGGAAAATAAATGCGTCATCAAATAGTTTCCATTGGATTCATTTTTCTTTTCCTAATTTGTTTCCAATGCAAAGACAAAAAAAATCCTGCTGATGTTGCTCCGGATGTTTCCAAATTACCGGCATTCGGTGGTGAATGGATTCTCGAATGGGAAAATAGAACACATTTATTAAATATTTTGCAGGAAGATAATAAGGTCCTTTGGAATGGGGCAGAGGGATTGCGTTTAGAATTGGATTCAGTAGGAATCCGACTAACGGCAAACGACGAAGAGTCAATTAAAGGATATTTTTTATATGCAGATCTAAAACCCAAGTCCTGGATTGGGACTTGGGAAAATCGAGTGGTTCGTTTAATTCGAAAGAGTACGAAGGAGTGATTGGATTTCCTTTGCTGCTTTTTTGGAAGCATTGGTAGTTCCTAGTTCTCTTTCTTTTGCGTCCCTAAGAATTCCTTTGATTTTATTTCGGAGTTTGGCGTTGGAAAGAATTTTCCAAGCTTCCTCAAAAATATACTTGGGCTGGCATTCGTTTTGGGTGATCTCGCGACAAACTTCCTCACCTGAGAGGATATTGGCAAGACCAATGAACTTAGACCGCATGAGAAGAGACCCTAAAAGATATGTAAACAAACTCACCTTATAAAGAATTACCATCGGTGTCTCAAAATAAAGTCCTTCCAAAGTAGCAGTTCCAGAAGCAATGAGTAGGAGGTCACTGGTTTCCATCACGCGTAAAGAAGCATTCCACAAATAATGAATTTGAATATCAGGATGGATTTGTTTTAAGGACTCAATTTTTTCTAAGATAAAGGCCTCTTCCTTTGCATTGATATTGGGAAGAAGGAATACCACTTTCTTTTTTTCCAGTTTGCAGTGTTCGTGGAGGAGGGCAGCGGTACCGAGAATTGGATCGATTAACCTTCGGATTTCACCTTTCCTGGAACCGGGAAGTAGGCCGACCGTATACCCATGATGGGAATCGGGAAGTTTCTCTGTGATCACCGGTTCTTTCTTTAATTTTTCAGGAATTCGTTTGGTAATGGGGTGGCCAACAAACTTGGAATTCACTCCGTATTCCGTATAAATCTCTTCTTCAAATCGGAAAAGAGTGAGCATGAGTGCAATTTGTTCTTTGATAAAATAGATACGGTTGAATTTCCATGCCCAAATTTGCGGTGATACATAGAAAACAGTTGAGATTCCTCTTTGTTTTAATTCCTTCGCCAAACGTAAGTTAAATCCTGGATAGTCAATTAAAATGGCAAGTTTAGTTGGCCTATGATTTGTTTCTTCTAAAACACGATAAAAAATTTTTTTTAAAAAACTATATTTTTTTAGGGCTTCGGAAAAACCAATTACACTGAGATGTTCTAGTTCTTCCATGGAGTCTAGGCCTTGGTGGATCATTCCTTCTCCGCCAATTCCATAGAACTTGTATTCCGGTTCGAGGATTGCCAATTCTTGTAACAGGTCGGCTCCGAGCAAATCGCCAGAATGTTCCCCGGCTATGACTAAGATGTTTTTGTCTGATTGGATGTTATGGGACTTTTTTTTGTTTACCATTGAGAACCTTACTGCCGCTTTTTCCTATCACACAAAAGTTTAATTTGTGTTTGGTGGCAAATTCAATTGCATTTTTGGGATCCACAACTAAGGTTTCACCTTCTCTAATGCATAGAGTTTTACAACCACTTTCGAGCATCATTTGAAAGGTATGGATTCCAATAGTGGGTAAATCGAAGCGGTCATCTTGTTTTGCTTTTGGGCTTTTACAAACAACAGCATCTCCTTTCTTTTTGGTATACAAACCACCTCGTTTGATAGTTTCATCTGTTCCTTCCACAGCTTCCACTGCGATTACTGATTCATCACAAACTACAACCATTTGCCCAATGTCTAAATCGGCCATTTTTTCGGCATAAAACATCCCAAAGTCTATGTCTTTTAGTTCTTGGGCTCCAAACTTTTTGGGAGTGTATCTTCCTTCAGGAAGGAGTAAAGATTTTAAGTAGATCTTTTGGGAGATCACTTTGACTCCCATGGCCTCAAATTCATCGGCAATGGCAAGAAAGATTGGATAGTCATTTCGGTTGATTGTTTTTGCTAGGATGGCAAGAGCTTTTAAATCGAATTTTAATTTTTGAAAAAGCAGGTCTTTTCGCACCTTGCCGAGCATTAAAATTCTCGTGACCTTTTCCTTTTGGATGGTTTTGAGAATTTTGCCTACTTGGGTGATATGTACGGGGATCGTGCGTGCACTGTGTTCTCTCGGTGAAAAATCAGACTCAATGAGCCCAAGAAACAGGGGATCTTCCCCTGCGGCTAAAGCTTCTGACATTCCAATATGGGGCAGTTCCCCACCACCAGCGATAATAGCCAATCGGCCTTTTGTTGCCAAAGAGGGAACCTTAAGTAGTTCCTGAACCGGTGTTACCGGAAGTAGGAGTGGAACTGTCTTTTTTATAATCGGTTACGTAAAACCCAGAACCTTTGAAGATAATTCCTGCACTTGCAGAAATGCGACGTTCTACCGCTCCTTTTTTTCCACAGAGACATTCTGTGAGAGCATCATCTTTCATTGATTGGACATGTTCAAAGTCCTTTCCGCATGTATTACAATGGTAATCGTAGGTAGCCATAATCTCCTCCTCTAATGGATTCCTGTTCTGATTTCAAAAAGTACCACTTGTTCTCGGTTTGGTTCTTTTGCCAAGGGAAGGCAAATTTCCCAAGAGTATCGACCTGAAGCAAGAACCGATGCGTCTAGAGGGAAGGAACGAATGGACTGGATAAGTCCTGTGTTTCGCCTCCATAGGCTTGCGTTCCATTTGTCCCCTTCATGAGATCCAATGTGTAAGGACAGGTTTTCTCTTCTTTTTTCTCCGTCGAGGACATATCGATTTTTATTTACCCAAATGGATTCTTGGTCTAACGAAATGGAATAGGCAAGGTGTTCCTGGTTGTCATAGTTTAAATGGAGTTCTAAAAAAGGAATGGGAACTTCTGAGTCTGTGGGATGAAAGGAAAACTCAAAATAATTTTTATCACCTGAAAGTTTTTTACAGATCCTTTGCCAATTTTTGGAACTCTTTGAGAGACCATAAATTGGAAATCCGGTTTCTCCAGAAATGCGCAGAGGGTCTCTGGGTATATAATTCCCAAAAAAAGTCGCAGGGATTTGGTTTCCATTCCAACCCTCAAAGTCGATTCGAATTTCGTTCTCAACTGACTTAAAGCGTTTTTCAAATTCCGCCACAAGTTCTGGGTTTGGTACAACCTCAGTCAAAAATCCTGAAAAGATCCATGCTGATTTTTGAAGCACTGGAAAGTAACAACGTTTCCAGTGTCCAGTTGTTCCTGCGATGGATTCTGTTGCAGGATCTTCTTCTAAACAAAAAGTTAGTTCTGGTTCACTGACTTTTCCTAGTTCTGAATTTTCTCGGCCAGGACCACTACGGAGGTTTACATTTTTCCCTCGAATTGTCGCTGTTTGGTGGAAGAGGTTTGTATTCGGAGAATTGGCTAAAAAATGGAGTGTTTGTAATAAAAATCCAGACTCAATTTCTCCAATGGATTCAAAAGGAAAACTAAGGAGGTTCGACAAAGAACGACTGTAACTTTCTTCCATCCCTCGGGGATCCTCTAGAATGAGTTGGAGGAGAAGTTGAGAGACTTCCTGTTTGGGGATTGGTTTGGAGATAGCACCAATCTTTGTTAAAAGAGCCCGTTTGTACCCGTCTCCATGTTTTTTTAAATGAGAAATATAGGGATCTTCAAGATGGTAGTAGGTCCCGCGAGTGGTTTCCCATTCTACAAGTTTTGTCCCTTTTCTTGTTTGAAACCGCGAAAGAAGGTCTTTCGAGGGTTCTTTCCCATTTAGTTTCTTTTCCAATTGAGAAATGGTTTGAGAAAGAATTGTTAGTTCTAATTCGCTTGAAGGAATCTCTGTTTCTGAATAAAGGCTGAGGACTTTGAGATAGGCTTCCGACTGATAGAGATCATAGGCCTTGTCTTCTCTCTCTCGAAAGTCAACAAAGGCATATGTAACAAGGATGAGAAAGAGTAAAAGTAGGCCGAGAACAAGAAATACACGGGAGCGTATCAAAAGGATCCTCCCGTTTTCAGATTATAGATTTTCGGGTAGGAGTTTGGACCTGTCCACTCCGTATTCTTCAAATAAAGCATTCTTTGCAACATAGTATCTGTGTAAATTGATGTTGTAGTCAACTTTTGCTCGGACCAATGACAATTGGTCCTGGACCAAAGTATCTAAGGCATTTTTGACTGCAAGTGCATTGAACCTTCCTTGTTGGAAAGAACGTAAAACACCGTTGTAGTATTTTTTAGATTCGTCTTCCGTACGTTTTGCATTTTCCATGACTTGGAATGATGCTTTTAGGATATCGATTCTTGTTTTGACATCATCAGAAACTGCTTTCACAAGATCTGCTTCTTCGAGTGAAACTTGACGTTTTTGAATTTCTGCATCGCGAATTCCCGCTTTCACCCCTTTGTCCATAATTGGATAAGAAAGATCTAGGGAACCCTGCATCACTGGGTATTGGTAAGAAAATACACCGGCTCCCTTATCAGAATAATTGTTCTGAGGACTGATAGTATTTTGTGCTTGGTATCCATAAGTTCCAGCTGCTTTCAAGGAAGGAAGCGCCTCATTTTTGGCAGTTCTCATGGAAAGTTCTGCATTTTCTTTTTTACGAACAATGGCTTTAAAATCTGCTCTATGTTTGTATGCGTATTCGATATCCGCTTGGTAATCTAATTTAGAAGG
This genomic stretch from Leptospira meyeri harbors:
- a CDS encoding FmdB family zinc ribbon protein, with amino-acid sequence MATYDYHCNTCGKDFEHVQSMKDDALTECLCGKKGAVERRISASAGIIFKGSGFYVTDYKKDSSTPTSGNTGSGTT
- the lpxB gene encoding lipid-A-disaccharide synthase; the protein is MVNKKKSHNIQSDKNILVIAGEHSGDLLGADLLQELAILEPEYKFYGIGGEGMIHQGLDSMEELEHLSVIGFSEALKKYSFLKKIFYRVLEETNHRPTKLAILIDYPGFNLRLAKELKQRGISTVFYVSPQIWAWKFNRIYFIKEQIALMLTLFRFEEEIYTEYGVNSKFVGHPITKRIPEKLKKEPVITEKLPDSHHGYTVGLLPGSRKGEIRRLIDPILGTAALLHEHCKLEKKKVVFLLPNINAKEEAFILEKIESLKQIHPDIQIHYLWNASLRVMETSDLLLIASGTATLEGLYFETPMVILYKVSLFTYLLGSLLMRSKFIGLANILSGEEVCREITQNECQPKYIFEEAWKILSNAKLRNKIKGILRDAKERELGTTNASKKAAKEIQSLLRTLSN
- a CDS encoding LIC12587 family lipoprotein — encoded protein: MKSILPLTLILALVVAFENCASNQGNQKLGVSKINTGSHLAQIESIDADLKSSTLSDESRDKLVIRKGKLLLDLGKYDETISTLNQVNQAKSNPVQLSEWNLTMGKAYVGKNEYSKAIQFLNQSEKLDKNTNLMERKKLVVQSLVAEREYYPALATLTKTYTKGNQKKDEFYFETAAKTYLKMGFEYKNTGFYQKGLQVANLGLEEFPNNETLKSIQKECLEVLQPEGKL
- a CDS encoding LpxI family protein yields the protein MATKGRLAIIAGGGELPHIGMSEALAAGEDPLFLGLIESDFSPREHSARTIPVHITQVGKILKTIQKEKVTRILMLGKVRKDLLFQKLKFDLKALAILAKTINRNDYPIFLAIADEFEAMGVKVISQKIYLKSLLLPEGRYTPKKFGAQELKDIDFGMFYAEKMADLDIGQMVVVCDESVIAVEAVEGTDETIKRGGLYTKKKGDAVVCKSPKAKQDDRFDLPTIGIHTFQMMLESGCKTLCIREGETLVVDPKNAIEFATKHKLNFCVIGKSGSKVLNGKQKKVP
- a CDS encoding LIC_12586 family protein translates to MNRIRENKRVLFSFLALGFIFFCFILCYYGLEFYLRNYRIPLVQLRKVVSYTINKELGKAVDIGVLDFSLREGLIIEDLVVSNEEDFSFNDHMLKVKKVTFRLSSYFKDSPTVEQIDFYSPHLVLNENISLRNQLIEYAQKSKLKDIRFHDARLTVKQNDSTLVDWKEGWDIVLKRKNKRLFLSYNNGWFWIPNTTRIKGEGEFSESGFDEFQFEFKWKNYPSEEAIILTNYLFGSSVHSAVLSGEGRVSSDPVSGFVAKGDVEFENSFIPIPFFENYILDGFRFREVFLFTPNQEEREFLGTDFRIKTSVKSETVKETVLDRHFEFQIESLEDIAERISDLSGNITLPLSGNLKGNIDLTESGDKNKWFLLRGELIGSDLQWNSKLLQLEKGNLSLKLTEGNEWALNFDSLFFGKPTHLSGGGNTTWVRSKKTDGSYYYPLQSKTKLSFQTPDLTANDWRPLYEDWKQETLEEIRERQEKLIPEEYFYQKKIYKYFLEMMNLDLSIQIANYFPYSGSKSLGEAKGNFLVKDGRMNLVLNLGNSNSKLTAVSYFASKTPNFGLNLVLSEYPWSDPWMNVCGTELKPTHVSLDYSFNSIGSDYYSLHKDARTSYSLKLFGVDFKEADLVPKLEMDLSPFKKPFRIEFDLSRYSDMDYISNLVVSSETLDLKGYGNNKNGNYAFTAYGAVGESRGTFSFTEEENKCVIK